A stretch of the Cheilinus undulatus linkage group 11, ASM1832078v1, whole genome shotgun sequence genome encodes the following:
- the LOC121517902 gene encoding dystroglycan-like, producing the protein MWPPKLFTDICWAAQRPIAMHYKRRDMSSGNAGRSRLLSCRTIPLVIGLLVTIAQGTVQEQQETMVEMISVELEASMKSSVLSELQAAASSVGEGPPSAFPESSVKNGGVHTGIPDSSAIVGQVFQLKVPAGPANATCNVHLTEMGKDSLPSWLYWDKESCILRGMALEQDKGVYHIMVSGEELIEKTAGQGFPSTVFSIEVYPEERADTEPALLTLQSDISGIQPFTCGAEEPVTVLTVILDADLTKMVAEQRVNLLGIMRKFSHVPLEHMRVVPVVNNRLFDMSAFMAGPGNAKKVVENGALLSWKLGCALDQGSIPDINSVQSSAKDGTMSARLGYPVVGWHIVNKKPHGVKRVRRQLYNTPTPVPSLLPPTTHPEPPVRVVPTPTSPSIAPATDNSAPPVRGPLPLPVKPTMRVRDQIAHTPVFGPPQPTRVLGTTSTIPIQPTMTRPTFVEATAVPTPPSTTKRPKPSATKRPKKPKASTPAPREPKSTTPKPTRRTTTLSMTPDLNQIPAIRNPIDQVNAWVGTYFEVKIPPDTFYDKEDGTTDKLRLTLKTTPKEAVNETSWIQFNSTIQLLYGLPDEQHEGKHEYYMLATDKGGKSIIDAFEVRVNRWSSNDKPSVVFAARFHGDPSSLSNDVHKKILLTKKLSYALGDRNSSTVTLRSITSGSIVVEWTNNSLQQSPCPKEQITVLSNRIADPQGTPKLAFIKAMEPEFKPINISVRGTNKCQSYTFIPPGEVPMPVLPTAVPSPGTSRRNTDDVYLHTVIPAVVVAALLLIAGIIAMVCYRKKRKGKMTIEEQATFIKKGVPIIFADELDDSKSPPSSSIPLILQEEKPPLPPPEYPNMAGPHSTLLNQDLLEEYSVYQDDDPNAPPYQPPPPFTVPIEGKGSRPKNMTSYRSPPPYVPP; encoded by the exons ATGTGGCCTCCGAAGTTGTTCACAGACATCTGTTGGGCAGCCCAAAGGCCTATTGCTATGCACTATAAAAGGAGAGACATGAGCAGCGGCAATGCTGGGAGGAGCAGGCTACTATCGTGCAGGACTATCCCACTGGTAATAGGGCTGTTGGTGACCATAGCCCAGGGAACTGTACAAGAACAGCAAGAGACAATGGTGGAGATGATATCTGTGGAACTAGAGGCTTCTATGAAGtcctctgtgctctctgagCTTCAGGCTGCAGCATCTTCAGTTGGTGAAGGTCCGCCCTCAGCTTTCCCTGAGTCCTCTGTAAAAAACGGGGGAGTACACACTGGCATTCCTGACTCCTCTGCAATTGTGGGCCAGGTTTTTCAGTTAAAGGTTCCTGCAGGGCCTGCAAATGCCACTTGTAATGTCCAT CTCACTGAGATGGGAAAGGACTCTTTACCGTCCTGGCTATATTGGGACAAAGAAAGTTGCATTCTGAGAGGCATGGCCCTGGAGCAGGATAAAGGTGTGTATCATATCATGGTGTCTGGAGAAGAACTAATAGAGAAGACTGCAGGCCAAGGGTTCCCCAGCACTGTCTTCTCCATTGAAGTATACCCAGAAGAACGAGCAGACACTGAGCCAGCCCTGCTCACCCTACAGTCTGATATCAGCGGCATCCAGCCTTTCACCTGTGGCGCTGAAGAGCCTGTCACTGTCCTCACTGTCATCTTGGATGCTGACTTGACAAAAATGGTCGCTGAGCAGAGAGTGAACTTGCTTGGGATTATGAGAAAGTTTTCCCACGTGCCCCTGGAGCACATGAGGGTAGTTCCAGTTGTCAACAACCGCCTATTTGACATGTCTGCTTTCATGGCTGGACCAGGGAATGCCAAAAAGGTGGTGGAGAATGGGGCTCTGTTGTCTTGGAAACTTGGCTGTGCCCTCGATCAGGGAAGCATCCCAGACATTAACAGCGTCCAATCTTCAGCGAAGGATGGGACCATGTCAGCCAGGCTGGGATACCCTGTGGTTGGCTGGCACATTGTCAACAAAAAACCACATGGAGTGAAACGCGTTAGACGACAGTTGTACAACACCCCTACTCCAGTCCCCTCCCTGCTTCCTCCAACTACTCACCCTGAGCCCCCTGTACGTGTTGTTCCCACCCCAACTTCGCCGTCTATTGCCCCAGCAACAGACAACTCTGCTCCCCCTGTCCGAGGTCCTTTGCCTCTTCCAGTAAAGCCCACCATGAGGGTAAGAGATCAGATAGCACACACGCCCGTGTTTGGACCACCCCAACCAACAAGAGTACTTGGGACCACAAGCACCATCCCAATCCAACCTACCATGACCCGGCCAACATTCGTGGAGGCCACTGCTGTGCCAACTCCACCAAGCACCACTAAAAGACCCAAACCCTCTGCAACAAAGAGACCCAAGAAGCCCAAAGCCAGCACACCAGCTCCTCGGGAACCAAAGTCCACCACACCTAAACCAACTAGACGCACCACTACTCTCTCTATGACTCCAGATCTAAATCAGATCCCAGCCATCCGCAACCCCATTGATCAGGTGAATGCATGGGTTGGCACTTATTTTGAGGTTAAAATTCCTCCTGATACATTCTATGACAAGGAAGATGGGACCACTGATAAGTTGCGTTTGACTCTGAAGACGACCCCCAAAGAAGCTGTAAATGAAACATCTTGGATCCAGTTTAACAGCACTATTCAGCTTCTGTATGGTCTCCCAGATGAACAGCACGAGGGAAAACATGAGTACTACATGTTAGCCACTGATAAAGGTGGGAAGAGCATAATTGATGCATTTGAGGTTAGAGTAAATCGTTGGTCCTCCAATGACAAACCGTCAGTTGTGTTTGCTGCCCGCTTCCATGGTGATCCAAGTAGTTTGAGCAATGATGTCCATAAGAAGATTCTTTTGACCAAAAAGTTGTCTTATGCCCTTGGTGATCGCAACAGCAGCACTGTAACACTGAGGAGCATCACAAGTGGCTCCATTGTGGTGGAATGGACCAACAACAGTCTCCAACAGAGCCCATGTCCAAAGGAGCAGATCACAGTCCTCAGCAATAGGATCGCTGATCCCCAAGGGACACCAAAACTGGCTTTCATTAAAGCCATGGAGCCTGAATTCAAGCCCATCAACATCTCTGTCCGTGGCACCAACAAATGCCAGAGCTACACATTCATTCCACCAGGAGAGGTGCCAATGCCTGTTCTTCCTACGGCTGTACCATCACCTGGGACGAGTCGTAGGAACACTGATGACGTTTACCTACACACTGTCATTCCAGCCGTAGTGGTAGCAGCCCTGCTCCTCATTGCCGGGATCATCGCTATGGTCTGCTACCGTAAGAAACGCAAAGGGAAGATGACCATAGAGGAGCAAGCTACTTTCATTAAGAAAGGAGTTCCAATTATCTTTGCAGATGAGCTAGATGATTCCAAGTCACCCCCTTCCTCCAGTATCCCTCTTATCCTTCAGGAGGAGAAGCCCCCACTCCCCCCTCCAGAGTACCCTAACATGGCTGGCCCCCATAGCACCTTGCTGAACCAGGATCTGCTTGAGGAGTATTCTGTTTATCAGGATGATGATCCTAATGCCCCTCCTTACCAGCCCCCTCCACCATTTACTGTCCCCATCGAGGGCAAAGGTTCTCGCCCCAAGAACATGACCTCGTACAGGTCGCCACCTCCCTATGTGCCTCCCTAA